In Spiroplasma litorale, a single genomic region encodes these proteins:
- a CDS encoding Cof-type HAD-IIB family hydrolase: MKKENDFLPYVASDLDGTIVRNEDFKILDETANDIIDYQKASGHKFFIVTGRAYQNLKFYIKQLDVKLPIICSNGSAIIDPTNHEVLYESEMNESIVLDLLHNADKYNLDVNIYTAKDLISLKTSERYLKYKELYAHYPKELQPEFIFYDNYKDLIEDYKIKKYKALKLMYSFDPINDEKAFDNLITFLDQKNLYHPKTYIQSRLIVDAMEKGTNKCTGLKKWCEIMNVDYKQIHAIGDNNNDIEMVSFFENGICVGNGVQALKTVASKVIDPINDNGVGKYLKTMIES, translated from the coding sequence ATGAAAAAAGAAAATGATTTTTTGCCATATGTTGCAAGTGATTTAGATGGTACTATAGTTAGAAATGAGGATTTTAAAATATTAGATGAAACAGCTAATGATATTATTGATTATCAAAAAGCTAGTGGTCATAAATTTTTTATAGTTACAGGAAGAGCTTATCAAAATCTTAAATTTTATATTAAACAACTTGATGTAAAATTGCCAATAATTTGTTCGAATGGTTCTGCTATTATTGATCCAACCAACCACGAAGTTTTATACGAGTCAGAAATGAATGAAAGTATTGTTTTGGATTTGCTCCATAATGCTGATAAATATAATTTAGATGTTAATATTTATACTGCTAAGGATCTTATTTCACTAAAAACATCTGAGAGGTATTTGAAATATAAAGAATTATATGCTCATTATCCAAAAGAACTACAACCAGAGTTTATTTTTTATGATAATTATAAAGATTTAATAGAGGATTATAAAATTAAAAAATACAAAGCTTTAAAACTAATGTATTCTTTTGACCCAATTAATGATGAAAAAGCTTTTGATAATCTAATTACATTTTTAGACCAAAAAAACTTATATCACCCAAAAACTTATATTCAATCAAGACTTATTGTTGATGCAATGGAAAAAGGTACAAACAAATGCACTGGTTTAAAAAAATGATGTGAAATAATGAATGTTGATTATAAACAAATTCATGCAATTGGTGATAACAATAACGACATAGAAATGGTTAGTTTTTTTGAAAATGGTATATGTGTTGGAAATGGTGTTCAAGCTCTAAAAACAGTTGCAAGCAAGGTAATTGACCCAATTAACGATAATGGTGTTGGCAAATATCTTAAAACTATGATAGAGTCATAA
- a CDS encoding nicotinate-nucleotide adenylyltransferase encodes MKKIALFGGSFDPVHTDHLNIIKSCREFLKFDEVWLIPTYLNPFKFLSTSSACQRLEMLKIATKSLNYVKIKKYEISKTVKSYTYDTVCYYKNKYRNFSFSFIMGSDQLDDFEKWDHFDDLIKTIDFKVYKRSENYNKIILDKYNIELFEFDNNYLSSTNIRNVEKLELQIKEVNDYVNNNLMYLYERLETKMTHERYIHSLNVGQFSLELAKLNNYDLNKAFIAGTLHDIAKEWDYEAMEEYIIKYGSSLISEPKKVWHSYVGAFHLKYDWLFDDEEIINAVFNHTVGSKEMSVLDMIVFCADKVSHERDYVNVEKYRTIVKNDLKLGFKELLTRQYEFAVLKNGKNGIGEKLKESYEYWIGKKIDE; translated from the coding sequence ATGAAAAAAATTGCATTATTTGGTGGTAGTTTTGACCCTGTTCATACTGATCATCTAAATATAATAAAATCATGTAGAGAATTTTTAAAATTTGATGAGGTATGATTAATTCCAACATACTTAAATCCATTTAAATTTTTATCGACTTCAAGTGCTTGTCAAAGATTAGAAATGCTTAAAATCGCAACTAAATCTTTAAATTATGTTAAAATAAAAAAATATGAAATTTCTAAGACTGTAAAATCTTACACATATGATACAGTTTGCTATTATAAAAATAAATATCGAAATTTTAGTTTTTCATTTATTATGGGTTCTGATCAATTGGATGATTTTGAAAAATGAGACCATTTTGATGATTTGATTAAAACAATTGATTTTAAAGTCTATAAAAGATCTGAAAACTACAACAAAATTATATTGGATAAATATAATATTGAATTATTTGAATTTGATAATAATTACTTAAGTTCTACAAATATTAGAAATGTTGAAAAATTAGAACTACAAATAAAAGAAGTTAATGATTATGTTAATAATAATTTAATGTATTTATATGAGCGCCTAGAAACTAAAATGACACACGAAAGATATATTCATTCTTTAAATGTTGGGCAGTTTTCTCTAGAATTAGCTAAATTAAATAATTATGACTTAAACAAGGCTTTTATAGCTGGAACTTTACATGACATTGCTAAGGAATGGGATTATGAAGCAATGGAAGAGTATATTATTAAGTACGGTTCTTCACTAATTAGCGAACCTAAAAAAGTTTGACATTCCTATGTTGGTGCTTTTCATCTTAAGTATGATTGATTGTTTGATGATGAAGAAATTATTAATGCAGTTTTTAATCATACTGTGGGAAGTAAAGAAATGTCAGTTTTGGATATGATTGTTTTTTGTGCAGATAAAGTCTCACATGAGAGAGACTATGTTAATGTTGAGAAATATAGAACAATTGTAAAAAATGATTTAAAACTTGGTTTTAAAGAACTATTAACGAGACAATATGAATTTGCTGTTTTAAAAAATGGTAAAAATGGAATTGGAGAAAAACTAAAAGAATCTTATGAATATTGAATTGGTAAAAAAATCGATGAATAA
- the mtnN gene encoding 5'-methylthioadenosine/S-adenosylhomocysteine nucleosidase: MNIELVKKSMNKTICYIFAMFEEAEATIINNNFVLIEKEPFLVYKNNKSYLTITGIGLINSATCLSCLISKYDIDYFINIGTACSIDKEINVLDVVVIDNAYLGNVDVTGFGYKIGQVPKMPEKYKSSSFIEAYNISKKQANIFSSDIFINSTEKVEKYVYEVNDSIKIIDMECAALFQTSFILKKNISSIKIISDVIGSKSNEEEFSIFLKKCSYKINEIIRKIEQNKK, encoded by the coding sequence ATGAATATTGAATTGGTAAAAAAATCGATGAATAAAACCATTTGTTACATTTTTGCAATGTTTGAAGAAGCTGAAGCCACAATCATAAATAATAACTTTGTTTTAATTGAAAAAGAACCATTTTTAGTTTATAAAAATAATAAAAGTTATTTAACCATTACAGGTATTGGATTAATTAATTCTGCAACTTGTTTATCTTGTTTGATTAGTAAATATGATATAGATTATTTTATTAACATTGGAACAGCTTGTTCAATTGATAAAGAAATCAATGTATTGGATGTAGTTGTAATAGATAATGCTTATTTAGGCAATGTTGATGTTACTGGTTTTGGTTATAAAATAGGGCAGGTTCCTAAAATGCCTGAAAAATATAAATCATCTAGTTTTATTGAAGCATACAATATATCAAAAAAGCAAGCAAATATATTTTCAAGTGATATTTTTATTAATTCAACTGAGAAGGTTGAAAAATATGTGTATGAAGTTAATGATTCAATAAAAATTATTGATATGGAATGCGCTGCTCTTTTTCAAACTTCGTTTATACTTAAAAAAAATATATCATCAATAAAAATAATAAGTGATGTAATTGGCAGCAAATCAAACGAAGAAGAATTTAGTATATTTTTGAAAAAATGTTCTTATAAAATTAATGAAATAATTAGAAAAATAGAGCAAAATAAAAAATAA
- a CDS encoding glycoside hydrolase family 1 protein, which yields MKKKEFIYSTSSNAFQIEGARNLHGRTDSIWDWFTKTYYKIPPINSTEREINSIEVSSDFYHKYKSDVQIMKDLGLNAFVYNMDWTRIFPKDENYINPMGIQFYDNLYKELSENGIKPIPILFHWDTPLWLEIKGGWSSKKVLVAFRNYCKTVFKYLGKYSDIWFVNDENKSFTLDGYLGDAFPPCKKDPNEFVKAIHNLNVSAAIAKEEFEKAKIEGYISKDSILGIDDDWSPPIIWNNGNDEIVNKNLMDNYNAWMRDFWIDPNILGEYPKVFWDYLKDSKLDPNIIDGELEYLKKYKLDFIGWNFYRPYFITSKKNNFDLKLLHKEPVENDFGDFSIVLPKEHKNYTKWLWPIVPEYLEVGLKAYKDKYDLPIMIIENGFGDFDDKSKDMILDYERINYLKPILKSIKECKNKDLNLIGYSMWTYCDIFSPSAGYRKDYGLVSVDFNSPIKNRKPKLSYCWYKNVIKSDCKNIDYEKDVLEKELSELLARWDIKWV from the coding sequence ATGAAAAAAAAGGAATTTATATATTCTACATCTTCAAATGCATTTCAAATTGAAGGTGCTAGAAATCTTCATGGAAGAACAGATTCAATTTGAGATTGATTTACGAAAACTTACTATAAAATACCACCAATTAATTCAACTGAAAGAGAAATTAATTCAATAGAAGTTTCGAGTGATTTTTATCATAAATACAAATCGGATGTTCAAATTATGAAAGATTTAGGTTTAAATGCATTTGTTTATAATATGGATTGAACAAGAATATTTCCTAAGGACGAAAACTATATTAATCCAATGGGAATTCAATTTTATGATAATTTATATAAAGAATTAAGTGAAAATGGAATAAAACCGATTCCCATATTATTTCATTGAGATACACCATTATGGTTAGAAATAAAAGGTGGCTGGTCTTCAAAGAAAGTTCTAGTAGCATTTAGAAATTATTGCAAAACAGTGTTTAAATATTTAGGTAAATATAGTGATATATGATTTGTTAATGATGAGAATAAATCCTTTACTCTTGATGGCTATCTAGGTGACGCATTTCCTCCATGTAAAAAAGACCCAAATGAGTTTGTTAAAGCAATTCATAATCTAAATGTTTCTGCTGCAATTGCAAAAGAAGAATTTGAAAAAGCAAAAATTGAAGGTTATATTTCAAAAGATTCTATACTTGGAATTGATGATGACTGATCACCTCCAATTATATGAAATAATGGAAATGATGAAATAGTAAATAAAAATTTAATGGATAATTATAATGCTTGAATGAGAGATTTTTGGATAGATCCAAATATATTAGGAGAATATCCAAAAGTATTTTGAGATTACTTAAAAGATAGTAAACTTGATCCAAATATAATTGACGGTGAGTTAGAATATTTAAAAAAATATAAACTTGATTTTATAGGCTGAAATTTTTACAGGCCATATTTTATAACATCTAAGAAAAATAATTTTGATTTGAAATTACTACATAAAGAACCTGTTGAAAACGATTTTGGTGATTTTAGTATTGTTTTACCAAAAGAGCATAAAAATTATACAAAATGATTATGACCAATTGTCCCTGAATATTTGGAAGTTGGTTTAAAAGCCTACAAAGATAAATATGATTTACCAATTATGATAATAGAAAATGGTTTTGGTGATTTTGATGATAAATCAAAAGATATGATTTTGGATTATGAAAGAATAAATTATTTAAAACCAATACTAAAATCAATAAAAGAGTGCAAGAATAAGGACTTAAATTTAATAGGTTATTCAATGTGAACTTATTGTGATATTTTTTCACCAAGTGCAGGATATAGAAAAGATTATGGGTTAGTTTCTGTAGATTTCAATTCACCTATAAAAAATAGAAAACCTAAATTAAGTTATTGTTGGTATAAAAATGTTATAAAATCAGATTGTAAAAATATAGATTATGAAAAAGATGTACTAGAAAAAGAATTATCAGAGTTATTAGCAAGGTGAGATATAAAATGAGTCTAA